Proteins encoded in a region of the Methanobrevibacter millerae genome:
- a CDS encoding DUF4012 domain-containing protein yields the protein MDRQKKIIIAIIIVILVGLITIIAGALFLNSGGDLASGNGNILVCAIDESEPRPGMGACDMAFVINIQNGEIKNYTAIYPHGMTHPNASEPAEAQAQGAGSKLLLHDSFWSSNNEESMKLAKEIVEYQTQIPIDAVVAINSKGLDGILAAASPLKVNGSYVNASGIDIIREEQATGGESRGDAVLDIVKAVAESATDPNKKSTMINVAMDQYSKGNIVMTPQGSFVGLLATKGIENILH from the coding sequence ATGGATAGGCAGAAAAAAATAATTATTGCAATAATTATTGTTATTTTAGTAGGATTGATAACAATTATTGCAGGTGCTCTTTTTTTAAATAGTGGAGGAGACTTAGCGTCAGGAAATGGAAATATTTTAGTTTGTGCAATTGATGAAAGTGAACCAAGACCTGGAATGGGTGCATGCGACATGGCTTTTGTCATAAACATACAAAATGGAGAAATAAAAAATTATACAGCAATTTATCCTCATGGAATGACACACCCTAATGCATCTGAACCTGCTGAAGCTCAAGCACAAGGTGCAGGATCAAAACTGTTGCTTCACGATTCATTCTGGAGCAGCAATAATGAAGAGTCTATGAAACTTGCAAAGGAAATTGTTGAATATCAAACTCAAATCCCAATAGATGCCGTTGTAGCGATTAACAGCAAAGGATTGGATGGAATATTAGCTGCAGCATCACCATTAAAAGTTAATGGAAGCTATGTGAATGCGAGTGGTATTGACATTATTCGTGAAGAGCAAGCAACAGGTGGAGAATCAAGAGGAGATGCTGTATTGGATATTGTAAAAGCAGTAGCTGAATCAGCAACTGATCCGAATAAAAAATCAACAATGATTAATGTTGCAATGGACCAATATTCAAAAGGAAACATTGTGATGACACCACAAGGATCTTTTGTAGGGCTGCTTGCAACAAAAGGTATTGAAAACATACTGCACTAA
- the feoB gene encoding ferrous iron transport protein B, whose amino-acid sequence MKELIVGLAGNPNVGKTTVFNQLTGMRQHVGNWPGKTVERAEGSFKHGDYEYDIIDLPGNYALSAHSMEEIVSRDFIVDDDSDVIVNVVDAANLERNLYLTVQMMELGANLVMALNMNDFAKKKEHIIDIELMSELLGFPVIEVNAKTKDGFDELLTTVEKAAAKPIDASVKLSYGDELKGHLSDLQALIEQDKSLMDVPSVWTAIKLLEKDSIVIEKVQQSSMSSKIMMEVDKVSKHLIDIYNEGAEEVIANARYAFIDGLVAEAVKKPAVEKESTTDRIDKIVTNRLLAPFIFLGIMFVMFQLTFTIGAPFQDAIDQLFGSLAEAVAGVIPNEYLASFICDGIIGGVGGVLTFLPIIILMFLFLSILEDCGYLARAAFTLDIVMHKLVGLHGKAFIPMILGFGCGVPAIMATRTMENEGDRMLAMMLVPFMSCTARLPIYAIFIGAFFAENQGLMLLAIYVLGIVVALIVAGILKRTMFKGMSTPFVMELPTYKVPSLKGVLLHTWDKVKGFLRKAGTIILACSIVLWALSSFPLGVEYGSADSVLGMIGKVIAPIFAPLGFGFWQAAVAIIAGLAAKEVVVATFGTLAGMEEDDEEGITSLVQSTFTPLSAFSFMAFTLLYTPCFAAIGAIKQETNSYKWALTMCAITLVTAYIVSFLIFNIGTLAGFA is encoded by the coding sequence ATGAAAGAATTAATTGTAGGATTAGCTGGCAACCCTAATGTGGGTAAAACTACAGTATTCAATCAATTAACCGGTATGCGCCAACATGTAGGAAACTGGCCTGGAAAAACTGTTGAAAGGGCTGAAGGTAGTTTCAAACATGGTGACTATGAATATGATATAATTGACTTACCGGGAAATTATGCATTAAGTGCTCATTCTATGGAAGAAATCGTATCAAGAGATTTTATTGTAGATGATGACTCTGATGTAATAGTTAATGTTGTAGATGCTGCTAATTTAGAACGTAATTTGTATTTAACAGTTCAAATGATGGAGTTAGGTGCTAATTTAGTAATGGCTCTTAACATGAACGATTTTGCTAAGAAAAAAGAACATATAATTGATATTGAATTAATGAGTGAATTATTAGGTTTTCCAGTAATTGAAGTTAATGCGAAAACTAAAGACGGTTTTGATGAATTATTAACTACCGTTGAAAAAGCCGCTGCAAAACCTATTGACGCAAGTGTTAAACTTTCTTATGGTGATGAGTTAAAAGGACATTTGTCTGATCTTCAAGCACTCATTGAACAGGATAAAAGTTTAATGGATGTTCCTTCCGTTTGGACTGCTATTAAGTTATTAGAAAAAGATTCTATAGTTATAGAAAAAGTTCAACAATCCAGCATGAGTTCCAAAATCATGATGGAAGTTGACAAAGTGAGCAAACACCTTATTGACATTTACAATGAGGGTGCAGAAGAAGTTATTGCAAATGCAAGATATGCATTTATTGACGGTTTAGTTGCTGAAGCTGTTAAAAAACCTGCTGTTGAAAAAGAATCAACAACTGATAGAATTGATAAAATTGTTACTAACAGGCTTTTAGCTCCTTTCATATTTTTAGGTATTATGTTTGTAATGTTCCAGTTAACATTTACAATTGGTGCTCCTTTCCAAGATGCAATTGATCAATTATTCGGGTCCCTTGCTGAAGCTGTTGCAGGAGTTATTCCAAATGAATATCTCGCTTCATTCATCTGTGATGGTATCATTGGTGGTGTAGGTGGAGTTCTTACATTCTTGCCTATTATTATTCTAATGTTCTTGTTCTTAAGTATCTTAGAAGATTGTGGTTACCTTGCAAGGGCTGCATTCACATTGGATATTGTAATGCACAAATTAGTTGGTCTTCACGGTAAAGCATTTATTCCTATGATTTTAGGATTTGGTTGTGGTGTACCTGCTATTATGGCAACAAGAACTATGGAAAATGAAGGGGACCGTATGCTTGCTATGATGCTTGTTCCGTTCATGTCTTGTACTGCAAGATTACCGATTTATGCTATTTTTATTGGAGCATTCTTTGCTGAGAATCAAGGATTGATGTTGCTTGCAATTTATGTATTAGGTATTGTTGTAGCACTTATCGTTGCAGGTATCCTTAAAAGAACAATGTTTAAAGGAATGTCAACTCCATTTGTTATGGAGCTTCCAACATATAAAGTACCATCATTAAAAGGTGTATTATTACACACTTGGGATAAAGTTAAAGGATTCTTAAGAAAAGCAGGTACTATTATTCTTGCTTGTTCCATCGTATTATGGGCTTTAAGTAGCTTCCCATTAGGTGTAGAATACGGATCTGCTGACAGTGTTTTAGGTATGATTGGTAAGGTCATTGCTCCTATATTTGCTCCTTTAGGATTTGGATTCTGGCAAGCTGCTGTAGCAATTATTGCTGGTTTAGCTGCTAAAGAAGTTGTAGTTGCAACCTTCGGTACATTAGCTGGTATGGAAGAAGACGATGAAGAAGGAATTACTTCATTAGTACAAAGTACATTCACTCCATTGTCCGCATTCTCATTCATGGCATTTACTTTGTTATACACTCCATGTTTCGCAGCTATCGGTGCAATCAAACAGGAAACCAACAGTTACAAATGGGCATTAACTATGTGTGCTATTACTTTAGTAACTGCATATATTGTATCATTCTTGATATTCAATATAGGTACATTAGCTGGATTTGCATAA
- a CDS encoding FeoA family protein, producing MKTLKDAKPGETVTLVKYHSTGDIDLRRHLLGMGFVKGAKIHIKKVATLGDPIEMSIKGYDICLRKEEAENIEVE from the coding sequence ATGAAAACATTAAAAGATGCAAAACCTGGTGAAACTGTAACTCTAGTAAAATACCACTCCACTGGGGATATTGATTTAAGAAGACACTTATTAGGTATGGGTTTTGTTAAAGGAGCTAAAATTCACATTAAAAAAGTAGCTACTTTAGGTGATCCAATCGAAATGAGTATCAAAGGCTATGATATTTGTCTTCGTAAAGAAGAAGCTGAAAACATTGAAGTAGAATAA
- a CDS encoding energy-coupling factor ABC transporter ATP-binding protein, with amino-acid sequence MNEVHLSTKNLSYTYPDGTHALKNINMDIYKGQKVAIMGPNGAGKSTLFSHFNGLTEPTSGHVEVDGKAIKYDRDTLLEVRQKVGIVFQDPNDQLFAPTVKEDVAFGPMNLGLDYEEVERRVDEALTMVGMEQYMDKTPHHLSGGQQKRVAIAGIIAMRPEIMILDEPTAGLDPEGVEKVLDILDNLNKEGMSIVISSHDIEMVNEFAEKIFVLNNGEILESGDKHEIFSNKELLKKAHLKAPITTEILYTLKEKGYNVDTTKISIDEVVEEIIKIKKD; translated from the coding sequence ATGAATGAAGTACATCTTTCAACGAAAAACTTAAGTTACACTTACCCTGACGGAACCCATGCACTGAAAAATATTAACATGGATATTTACAAAGGCCAGAAAGTTGCAATAATGGGACCTAATGGTGCAGGAAAGTCCACATTGTTCTCCCATTTTAACGGATTGACCGAACCAACATCAGGACATGTTGAAGTGGATGGAAAAGCCATAAAATATGATAGAGATACACTCTTAGAAGTCAGACAAAAAGTGGGAATTGTATTTCAGGATCCTAATGACCAACTATTTGCACCGACCGTTAAAGAAGATGTTGCCTTTGGACCAATGAACTTGGGTCTTGACTATGAAGAAGTGGAAAGACGTGTTGATGAAGCATTAACTATGGTTGGAATGGAGCAATATATGGATAAAACACCACACCATTTAAGTGGAGGCCAGCAAAAAAGAGTAGCTATTGCAGGAATTATAGCTATGCGACCAGAAATAATGATACTTGATGAACCAACAGCAGGTTTAGATCCTGAAGGTGTTGAAAAAGTATTAGACATACTTGATAACTTAAACAAAGAAGGAATGAGTATTGTAATATCATCTCACGACATAGAAATGGTAAATGAATTTGCCGAAAAGATTTTTGTTTTAAATAATGGAGAAATTCTTGAAAGTGGAGACAAACATGAAATATTCTCCAATAAAGAATTATTAAAAAAAGCACATTTAAAAGCACCAATAACAACAGAGATATTATATACTCTTAAAGAAAAAGGATATAATGTTGATACAACAAAAATAAGCATTGATGAAGTTGTTGAAGAAATAATTAAAATAAAAAAAGATTAA
- the cbiQ gene encoding cobalt ECF transporter T component CbiQ — translation MADITKALNLDELASRDSPIHNLDGRIKLISAILIIVVAAFSNNLFIPIILEIFLLIVLRIAKLSYIDSFKRLALLLPFGGAIIIFQPFIHPGNILWSYSWLTITDVGLNWAILLLTRMIVSLTSIVILSSTSPMQQIVASFRRLKMPKDLAMILSIMVRFLFVFIDELAAIRKSQKSRNFHIHSKLTPYKWRVKQVGYSIAMMFVKSYEQGERVYKSMISRGYSDKSDLYNEKKSLEKYDYIYIVTIILLIIVAEIILIKYTNQLGYFAENLSIN, via the coding sequence ATGGCAGATATTACAAAAGCATTGAATTTAGATGAATTAGCATCAAGAGACAGTCCAATCCACAATTTAGATGGACGAATCAAACTAATATCTGCAATTTTAATAATTGTGGTTGCTGCTTTTTCAAATAATCTTTTCATACCGATTATATTGGAAATCTTTTTATTGATAGTGCTTCGCATTGCAAAATTATCCTACATTGACTCTTTTAAAAGACTTGCTCTTTTACTTCCATTTGGTGGTGCGATAATTATATTTCAACCATTCATTCATCCAGGAAATATTTTATGGAGCTATTCCTGGTTGACGATAACTGATGTTGGACTAAACTGGGCAATTTTACTACTTACAAGAATGATTGTATCATTAACATCAATTGTGATACTATCTTCCACAAGTCCTATGCAACAGATTGTTGCTTCATTTAGAAGATTGAAGATGCCAAAAGATCTTGCAATGATTTTAAGTATAATGGTTAGATTCTTATTCGTATTTATTGATGAGCTGGCAGCAATTAGAAAATCTCAAAAATCAAGAAACTTTCACATACACTCCAAGTTAACCCCATATAAATGGAGAGTAAAGCAAGTTGGATATTCAATTGCCATGATGTTTGTAAAGTCATACGAGCAAGGTGAAAGAGTTTACAAAAGTATGATTAGTAGAGGTTATTCAGACAAGTCAGATTTATATAATGAAAAGAAATCACTAGAAAAATATGACTACATATACATTGTTACGATAATTTTATTAATCATAGTAGCAGAGATTATTTTAATCAAATATACGAATCAATTAGGATACTTTGCAGAGAACTTATCTATAAATTAA
- a CDS encoding PDGLE domain-containing protein produces MDKRDKTLIIIAIAVCVVICCLSPFIASGDPDGLEKSAEDASVPENKTTEVVASPFPDYTYEPLEVIGEVGVLILGVLLTLLCALAVGQIVKRRS; encoded by the coding sequence ATGGATAAACGTGATAAAACTTTAATAATTATTGCGATTGCAGTATGTGTTGTGATTTGTTGTCTTTCCCCATTCATTGCATCAGGTGATCCTGATGGATTAGAAAAATCTGCTGAAGATGCAAGCGTACCTGAAAACAAGACAACAGAAGTAGTAGCTTCACCATTCCCCGACTACACATACGAACCTCTTGAAGTCATTGGTGAAGTTGGTGTGCTCATATTAGGTGTGCTGCTAACACTTCTCTGTGCATTGGCTGTTGGCCAAATTGTAAAAAGAAGAAGTTAA
- the cbiM gene encoding cobalt transporter CbiM has translation MHIPDGFIPFWQCAIYYIILIVALYFASKWARNNLDEKRIPLLAVLAAGIFAIMSMNMPIPFGTSGHMVGGALVAIIFCAPEAAVLVFTVVLLIQALIFGDGGITALGANVLNMAIIGGFVGLYTFKGLKGKIGIYASAGIGAWLATVIAALACAIEMAIAGTFPLNVGIASMVTYHIFIGIIEAVLTVIVIMALEKFRPDLLAWNKNKIAEGGE, from the coding sequence ATGCATATACCTGACGGATTTATCCCATTCTGGCAATGTGCAATATACTATATAATCTTAATCGTAGCATTATACTTTGCAAGCAAATGGGCAAGAAACAACCTTGACGAAAAACGCATACCTCTTTTAGCCGTTCTTGCAGCAGGTATTTTTGCTATTATGTCAATGAACATGCCAATTCCATTTGGAACAAGTGGACATATGGTTGGTGGTGCATTAGTAGCAATCATATTCTGTGCACCTGAAGCAGCAGTCCTCGTATTTACCGTAGTATTATTAATACAAGCATTAATATTTGGAGACGGTGGAATTACTGCACTTGGAGCAAATGTATTGAACATGGCAATCATTGGAGGATTTGTTGGTTTATACACATTTAAAGGTTTAAAAGGAAAAATTGGAATCTATGCTTCTGCAGGAATTGGAGCATGGTTAGCAACAGTAATTGCAGCATTAGCATGTGCAATTGAAATGGCAATAGCTGGAACATTCCCATTGAACGTAGGAATTGCTTCAATGGTAACATACCACATATTTATCGGTATAATTGAAGCCGTACTAACAGTAATTGTAATTATGGCTTTAGAAAAATTCAGACCAGATTTATTAGCCTGGAACAAAAATAAAATAGCAGAGGGAGGAGAATAA
- a CDS encoding oligosaccharide repeat unit polymerase family protein, whose translation MSFIYSKLTSFLNIINDEFHKSFLFTTIFSILYFIEDQWVNSFFKGLYPGENFLSFLKKSSIIKNHIFNPLIVLIIFSAFLALSLSRISYSLTITLIIAFVFFFIGANILPRFFLNDMKSVITFSRRDIYSIGFCLILVSIGFFFISIASVGGIPILKPSIRYLLKPAFTMPVFLIIPGTCILASVYLKDFQDNLITRSQVRFRFLVLLIIDIALLLTLGYRTPLLAALLLLIILGYYGNIVAVWEVVLGGLIGVGAIIGIGYFRSIHELTVSSAIDPFYTLKSRADFTLHVLNLLDIIGGNFGTTHGQLIASTIPGSELGPRMMVGKLIAWRTEVTITPTLIGQMVADFGKVGVAVEMCILGFILGIGFKIMRKTKDYFYIGLYSLLLTYAILGVETGILDIQVLFYFAVAFFIYTTIILKSIFNK comes from the coding sequence ATGAGCTTCATTTATTCAAAATTAACATCCTTTTTAAATATTATCAATGATGAATTTCATAAATCTTTTTTATTCACAACTATTTTCTCAATTTTATATTTTATTGAAGACCAGTGGGTTAATAGTTTCTTCAAGGGATTATACCCTGGAGAAAATTTTTTAAGTTTCTTAAAAAAAAGTTCAATCATAAAAAATCATATTTTTAACCCATTAATCGTATTAATTATTTTTTCAGCATTTTTAGCATTATCTTTAAGCAGAATTTCGTATAGCTTAACCATAACACTAATAATAGCTTTTGTATTTTTCTTCATTGGTGCCAATATTTTACCAAGATTTTTTTTAAACGACATGAAAAGCGTCATAACATTTAGCAGAAGAGACATATACTCAATTGGCTTTTGTTTAATATTAGTAAGCATTGGATTTTTCTTCATAAGCATAGCATCAGTTGGCGGAATTCCTATTTTAAAACCATCAATCAGATACCTATTAAAACCAGCATTTACAATGCCCGTATTTTTGATAATTCCTGGAACCTGCATATTGGCAAGCGTTTATTTAAAAGACTTTCAGGACAATTTGATTACCCGTTCACAGGTCCGATTCAGATTCCTCGTACTGCTCATAATTGATATTGCACTTTTATTAACTTTAGGCTATAGGACACCACTACTTGCAGCATTACTACTGCTAATTATTTTAGGTTACTATGGAAATATCGTAGCAGTTTGGGAAGTTGTACTTGGAGGATTGATTGGTGTAGGTGCAATAATCGGAATCGGTTATTTCAGATCAATACATGAATTGACTGTAAGCAGTGCAATAGACCCGTTCTATACATTGAAAAGCAGGGCTGACTTTACATTGCATGTTTTGAATTTACTTGACATAATCGGAGGAAACTTTGGAACCACACACGGACAATTGATTGCAAGCACAATACCCGGAAGCGAACTTGGACCGAGAATGATGGTGGGTAAATTAATTGCATGGAGGACTGAAGTGACTATTACACCGACATTAATCGGACAAATGGTTGCAGACTTTGGAAAAGTTGGTGTTGCAGTTGAAATGTGTATTTTAGGTTTCATTTTAGGAATCGGATTTAAAATAATGAGAAAAACAAAAGATTATTTTTATATCGGACTTTATAGTCTTCTTTTAACTTATGCAATATTGGGTGTTGAAACAGGAATACTGGATATTCAGGTTTTATTCTACTTTGCAGTAGCATTTTTCATTTACACTACAATAATTTTAAAATCTATTTTTAATAAGTAA
- a CDS encoding 4Fe-4S dicluster domain-containing protein gives MIIDMEECGICEDCIDVCMEEAITKKAYKVIIDPDKCDSCGECVDVCPVGAIYEE, from the coding sequence ATGATTATAGATATGGAAGAATGTGGAATATGCGAAGATTGCATAGACGTTTGTATGGAAGAAGCAATCACAAAAAAAGCATATAAAGTAATTATTGACCCAGACAAATGCGATTCATGTGGAGAATGTGTTGATGTCTGTCCTGTTGGTGCAATTTATGAAGAATGA
- a CDS encoding UPF0254 family protein, translating into MITIATAECFTHGKIGLELHALAQNYKGNFGSKYIKNLDEYGEFNYNDLSIICSLFIPTIDAVKDILKVENPPKPDYLIKGIKVYDETGDKKTSKVMAEAVMKLTNCDIAIGTTAGIGHGAITIITQNYQITTISDVYSDLRKVNSEELYQRQISGIKKTIKIILLILNNKINELNTIENIEIIEK; encoded by the coding sequence ATGATTACAATAGCTACTGCAGAATGTTTCACCCATGGAAAAATCGGATTGGAACTACACGCCCTCGCCCAGAATTACAAAGGAAATTTTGGAAGCAAATATATAAAAAATTTAGATGAATACGGAGAGTTTAATTATAATGATTTGAGCATTATCTGCAGCCTATTTATTCCAACAATTGATGCAGTGAAAGACATATTAAAAGTTGAAAATCCACCCAAACCAGATTATCTTATAAAAGGAATAAAAGTCTATGACGAAACCGGCGATAAAAAAACAAGCAAGGTCATGGCTGAAGCAGTGATGAAACTTACAAACTGCGATATTGCAATCGGAACCACTGCAGGAATTGGTCATGGCGCCATTACAATCATCACCCAAAACTACCAAATAACAACAATAAGCGATGTTTATAGTGATTTAAGAAAAGTTAATAGTGAAGAATTATACCAAAGACAGATCAGCGGAATAAAAAAGACTATTAAAATAATATTACTCATTTTAAATAACAAAATCAACGAACTAAACACCATAGAAAATATTGAAATTATAGAAAAATAA
- a CDS encoding thiamine biosynthesis protein ThiF — translation MVVDEIQKMEDKQVPKGKIDIIGVGRLGLRIGINLMQVHRGGPKVIGAFDGQEISGGDVIFTLYGAEIGESKPDFLKRICTHDEEFRKIESHPEYITKENIDQINGDVIIIVIAGGNTISTASQIVKHAHNIGAKTIGTAGIFGFGDENIEIKDISEYDNNNPAVEELRQHGITENHLVLTTNKLIRDNEPVTPYVLDDVAKLITINALKLLKEQTD, via the coding sequence ATGGTAGTTGATGAAATACAAAAAATGGAAGACAAACAAGTGCCAAAAGGTAAAATTGACATAATTGGCGTTGGAAGATTAGGCTTAAGAATAGGCATCAACCTGATGCAGGTACATAGGGGCGGGCCAAAAGTAATTGGGGCTTTTGACGGTCAGGAGATATCTGGAGGAGATGTGATATTCACATTATATGGTGCAGAAATTGGTGAATCAAAACCGGATTTCTTAAAAAGAATATGCACTCATGATGAAGAATTTAGAAAAATTGAAAGCCATCCTGAATATATAACAAAAGAAAATATAGACCAGATTAATGGTGATGTTATCATCATTGTTATTGCCGGAGGAAACACAATTTCAACTGCTTCACAAATCGTTAAGCATGCACATAATATTGGTGCTAAAACAATTGGTACTGCAGGAATATTCGGATTCGGTGATGAAAATATTGAAATTAAGGACATTAGCGAATATGACAACAACAACCCTGCTGTTGAGGAATTAAGACAACATGGGATTACAGAAAACCATTTGGTTTTAACAACAAACAAATTAATAAGAGACAATGAACCGGTAACACCATACGTTTTAGATGATGTTGCAAAACTCATTACGATAAATGCATTAAAATTATTAAAAGAGCAAACTGATTAA
- a CDS encoding Nif3-like dinuclear metal center hexameric protein: protein MKLNEIIKFLDDEMPRDLALSNDNIGFMGDYDLNQDIKSIKIFMDLYPKDDNFDENTLIITHHPTLFTPKTPTFTIHSNWDIIKGGANEALANKLNLEIVESFDKKTNIGRICKSDYKFNEIKEIILDNFHDVNIVNKPKNDKPIKKIGIISGFGLKNPDYIKMAKENNLDILISGDLTQETAILAINLDLTLIDLGHHNSEIPGLYYLKKIIEKLDIDCEVIDKNPINKLQ from the coding sequence ATGAAGCTAAATGAAATTATTAAATTTTTAGATGATGAGATGCCTCGTGATTTAGCATTAAGTAATGATAATATTGGTTTTATGGGAGATTACGATTTAAACCAAGATATTAAATCAATAAAAATATTTATGGATTTATATCCCAAAGATGATAATTTTGATGAAAATACACTAATAATAACACATCATCCAACATTATTCACTCCAAAAACTCCAACATTTACCATCCATTCTAACTGGGACATTATCAAAGGCGGTGCAAATGAAGCGTTGGCAAACAAACTAAATCTAGAGATTGTCGAATCATTTGACAAAAAAACCAATATTGGACGCATATGTAAATCCGACTATAAATTTAATGAAATAAAAGAAATAATTTTAGATAATTTCCATGATGTTAATATTGTCAATAAGCCAAAAAATGATAAACCAATAAAAAAAATTGGCATTATCTCAGGATTCGGTTTGAAAAATCCGGATTATATTAAAATGGCTAAAGAAAATAATTTGGACATATTAATATCTGGAGACCTGACACAGGAAACTGCAATACTTGCAATAAATTTAGATTTAACATTGATTGATCTGGGGCATCACAACAGTGAAATTCCCGGTCTTTATTATCTTAAAAAAATTATAGAAAAATTAGATATTGATTGTGAAGTTATTGATAAAAATCCAATCAATAAATTACAGTGA
- a CDS encoding SAM-dependent methyltransferase HcgC family protein, which translates to MDIDTGITQEVLTIKSEIKLIDIFNRIIEKKSQACVDYIDNLNINPNAKITVIGTYFTGIGIVKKLSEKYNNILLIDIYPHLEELLYTNIGGKLINDVKFSSNLDLIYDGDIVIDTTGFGGINVEQSSEFDVDVFLIEDPVAEDNDELLKNKNNIHDRLNVVNSKNKSIIKTKGIDTKTSGTMTLTIGVLTNVLNQISKKEGVLYSACEMGFFEEVIFKEKNIDKFIELTNKKAVKVSTINPFDLDEIILEEINKIESKMI; encoded by the coding sequence ATGGACATTGATACTGGAATCACCCAAGAAGTTTTGACAATAAAATCAGAAATCAAATTAATCGATATTTTCAATAGAATAATAGAAAAAAAATCACAGGCATGTGTTGATTATATTGATAACCTAAATATAAATCCCAATGCTAAAATTACCGTAATCGGCACTTATTTTACAGGCATAGGTATTGTCAAAAAATTAAGTGAAAAATACAATAATATCCTATTAATTGACATTTATCCTCATCTTGAAGAATTATTGTACACAAACATTGGTGGGAAACTAATAAATGATGTGAAATTCTCATCCAATTTAGATTTGATATATGATGGAGACATTGTCATCGACACGACAGGGTTTGGAGGCATTAATGTAGAACAATCATCTGAATTTGATGTGGATGTTTTTTTAATAGAAGATCCTGTAGCTGAAGACAATGATGAACTATTGAAAAACAAAAATAATATTCATGACAGGTTAAATGTTGTCAACTCAAAAAATAAATCAATTATTAAAACAAAAGGAATTGACACCAAAACATCAGGAACAATGACATTAACTATTGGTGTTTTAACAAATGTTTTAAACCAAATTTCTAAAAAAGAGGGTGTATTATACAGTGCTTGTGAAATGGGCTTTTTTGAAGAAGTTATTTTTAAAGAAAAAAATATCGACAAATTCATAGAATTAACTAACAAAAAAGCAGTTAAAGTATCCACAATTAACCCATTTGATTTAGATGAAATAATTTTAGAAGAAATAAATAAAATAGAATCAAAAATGATTTAA
- a CDS encoding DUF3236 domain-containing protein has translation MAFEKMIKNAFDESRNNCRFGDTLEEIKEIQDYIKNAEKIYIPNKDGVKVEVLNKVLNEYGLPQAEILQINTNTADTNRIPALAKAYMALDQSECDLIIARGRLGIPGSGSLLIFIDNKGRILTAGMSPSHVIHQKSLEEAVYEEAVEALEKIGFEKVI, from the coding sequence ATGGCCTTTGAAAAAATGATTAAAAATGCATTTGATGAATCAAGAAACAATTGCAGATTTGGAGATACACTTGAAGAAATCAAAGAAATTCAAGACTATATTAAAAATGCTGAAAAAATTTATATTCCAAACAAAGATGGTGTCAAAGTTGAGGTTTTGAATAAAGTATTAAATGAATATGGATTGCCTCAAGCAGAGATATTGCAAATTAACACTAATACTGCAGACACCAATAGAATTCCTGCATTGGCCAAAGCATACATGGCACTAGACCAAAGTGAATGTGACCTAATAATAGCCAGAGGTAGATTAGGCATTCCCGGGTCAGGTTCATTATTAATTTTTATTGATAACAAAGGAAGAATATTGACTGCAGGAATGTCCCCATCACATGTAATTCATCAAAAATCACTTGAAGAAGCAGTATATGAAGAGGCTGTAGAAGCTCTAGAAAAGATTGGATTTGAAAAAGTGATTTAA